From a region of the Mycosarcoma maydis chromosome 7, whole genome shotgun sequence genome:
- a CDS encoding Sec63 complex subunit SEC66 (related to SEC66 - ER protein-translocation complex chain) — MALSIFVPIGYVATLVVSMLVFSRIYRRRSALKLAKSYQPWFGEGHEARDIYQTLVAADPPAPEEVLKAALLNRAMTDVRRIMRMRDDKQALATLLQKGSIGDETMARFTLAEKELEAEILDVVSEANTFREGWGQLIFPTASEMVAHLKHKEIYYDIQRQRAAEVKTLQDQGLPVPKPTVELPPLVTPPGTKIEIQRGSQGGPDAPGAPGAPDGPGISLPMTGSGADARVTLPNGQQIHPAQLAALMQGPLPPNLPPQQVAMLMQARAQLQALQDQAQAQAQAQSQQQQQQQQPSKGTTEATQAAVAVPASARDGADSAPAAVSKTATVEDDDEA; from the coding sequence ATGGCGCTTTCCATCTTTGTACCGATTGGGTATGTGGCCACACTGGTAgtgtcgatgctggtgTTCTCACGCATCtatcgacgacgatcagcGCTAAAGTTGGCCAAGTCGTACCAACCGTGGTTTGGCGAAGGACACGAAGCACGCGACATTTACCAGACGCTGGTAGCCGCAGATCCGCCCGCGCCGGAAGAGGTGCTCAAGGCGGCGCTGCTGAATCGAGCCATGACAGACGTTCGCAGAATCATGCGTATGCGCGATGACAAGCAAGCTCTGGCAACACTGCTCCAAAAAGGATCTATCGGCGACGAAACCATGGCACGATTTACATTGGCGGAAAAGGAGCTAGAAGCCGAGATCCTCGATGTGGTTTCGGAGGCCAACACGTTTAGAGAAGGATGGGGACAACTCATCTTTCCAACTGCAAGCGAGATGGTGGCGCACTTGAAGCACAAAGAGATCTACTACGACATTCAGCGTCAGCGTGCGGCCGAGGTCAAGACGCTCCAAGATCAGGGATTGCCGGTACCCAAGCCAACAGTGGAGCTGCCACCGCTCGTGACACCACCTGGaaccaagatcgagatTCAACGAGGTTCGCAAGGAGGTCCCGATGCGCCTGGAGCACCAGGTGCACCTGATGGTCCTGGTATCAGCCTGCCGATGACAGGATCGGGTGCAGATGCTAGGGTAACACTTCCAAACGGCCAGCAGATCCATCCGGCGCAATTGGCGGCTCTGATGCAAGGTCCACTGCCACCCAACCTGCCACCGCAGCAGGTAGCAATGCTGATGCAAGCGCGTGCACAGCTACAGGCGTTGCAAGATCAGGCTCAGGCTCAGGCTCAGGCTCAGtcgcaacaacaacagcagcagcagcagccgtcAAAAGGGACAACGGAAGCGACTCAAGCAGCAGTGGCCGTCCCAGCATCGGCGCGCGACGGCGCGGACAgtgcgcctgctgcagTGAGCAAGACAGCGAcggtcgaggatgacgatgaagcaTAG
- a CDS encoding putative Arp2/3 complex, subunit protein produces MILLGTENIIIRDVLTEKFDKPASVDQTFTDFDGVAYHLESTSKAGPLTLSMDIRCWSELVQAGAMEVLKREYNSWIRDAVEPEYSVTLEFDYAKVPAAGPERDALIASVSLLKRNAMAAPFERAFAMQKQLEQEAESNVPSTGTEIMPINYRDDEAIYVIPSADRVTVVFTTTFKEETDKVLGKVFLQEFVDARRQPSIQNAPQVLYSNREPPLEVRNVAGLNKGDDVGYVTFVLFPRHFSNAEVMASTISRIQLFRDYLHYHIKCSKAYMHSRMRHRVAEFLKVLNRAKPELAEKERKTASGRTFRRA; encoded by the exons ATGATCTTGCTCGGCACGGAAAACATCATCATCCGCGATGTCTTGACAGAAAAGTTCGACAA ACCCGCCTCGGTCGACCAGACTTTCACAGACTTTGACGGTGTAGCATACCATCTTGAGTCAACCAGCAAGGCAGGGCCACTCACGCTTTCGATGGACATTCGATGTTGGTCCGAACTTGTACAGGCTGGTGCAATGGAAGTGCTCAAGCGCGAATACAACTCATGGATTCGAGACGCAGTGGAGCCGGAGTACAGTGTAACGCTCGAATTCGACTATGCCAAAGTGCCAGCTGCGGGACCGGAACGTGATGCGCTCATCGCCAGCGTCTCGCTACTCAAGCGCAATGCTATGGCAGCACCTTTTGAGCGAGCATTTgcgatgcagaagcagcttgaaCAGGAGGCGGAAAGCAATGTGCCTAGCACGGGCACTGAAATCATGCCCATCAACTACCGTGATGACGAGGCGATCTACGTGATCCCGTCTGCGGATCGTGTCACAGTGGTATTCACCACGACGTTCAAGGAGGAGACGGACAAGGTACTTGGCAAAGTGTTCTTGCAAGAGTTCGTGGACGCACGTCGACAACCCTCGATCCAGAATGCACCACAGGTATTGTACTCGAATCGCGAACCTCCGCTTGAGGTGCGTAATGTAGCCGGCCTCAACAAGGGCGACGATGTGGGCTATGTTACCTTTGTGCTGTTCCCAAGACACTTTAGCAACGCTGaggtgatggcgagcacCATCTCGCGTATCCAGCTCTTCCGCGACTATCTACACTACCACATCAAATGTTCCAAGGCCTACATGCACAGCAGGATGCGTCATCGCGTCGCCGAGTTTCTCAAAGTGCTCAATCGCGCCAAGCCCGAGCTGGCCGAGAAGGAGAGGAAGACGGCCAGTGGTAGGACGTTTCGTCGCGCGTAA
- a CDS encoding uncharacterized protein (related to CFT2 - subunit of the mRNA cleavage and polyadenlylation factor): MITFIPLSVPYATAASAAAEVEGSEKSVRTKLASDSASSEEQEHPRALAYLLQMDDVRVLIDCGSTEDFLFHGTSSQSDDSADAEAESQPQPESSSMAQQRQASDLDINHLKAAPLDTLLRQLASTIDLVLLSHSSLDHLGLYAYAHANLGLRCQVYATMPVQSMGKLTVLEAIQTWRSEVDIEKECTSASTRRCLATPDQVEDAFEEIKTVRYMQPTHLEGKCASLTLTAYNAGHSLGGAVWKIRSPTSGTVVIALDWNHNRERHLDGTILLSSSAAAPGAPGSGASASDAVRRPDLLITEIERGLVVNTRRKDRDAALIDLVHTTIQAGNSLLFPVDASARLLELMVLLDQHWAYAYPHARFPLCLISRTGKEVIERSRTYMEWMTREWATKANETIEADKDTLPAKMQQRNARGGGLRPAAASSPLDFKYVKVFPTLQAMDEAIPQDQAKVVLAVPPSMTHGPSRKLLARFAQNPNDVVVLISRGEPGSLCRELWDAWNTNQSKGFSWSQGKLGQAVVASNTSLRFELKSKVPLEGDELRAHREAEQAERERLAQQRALLARSRRRLEADEDDSSDSDSEGGEEGENETVYDVAGGADEPGGAMIRKRPYGVAFDEATNPGGALSGGAGASGDTNQLSFDIYLKGNASRATSFFGSKAGQEGPFGLGVRYRLFPAIERKRRVDGFGEVIDVTRWLSRRRALEAAESAAADPLSESATLTAEAKRKQLAAQEEARAAAVPCKFITQLVSVQLNCKVAFIEMCGLNDGRALKTLIPQLHPRRLIMVNGDRETNADMLDVLDAIKSLTRDISAPRWLESVQIGQVTNSYTVQLGEGLLSRLELSRFEEFEVAHVRALVRRGMGDAEMGGVAMLETEEDVAAATAAAAEQAEREDTAKQNVLDELALSGIMRSVASQTIRASRFGASSSVDCAHSPVQGTLFIGDLKLSTLKALLSSSPYRLPADFAGEGMLVCAPATMTAPDAVSVSKRGKGRIVIEGNVTRNFTSVRNAVYGLHARVAGGVSLAHQTHEQH; this comes from the coding sequence ATGATCACATTCATCCCGCTCTCGGTACCCTACGCCACTGCGGCCTCAGCGGCCGCGGAGGTGGAGGGATCTGAAAAGAGCGTGCGAACCAAGCTCGCATCGGATTCAGCATCCTCCGAGGAACAAGAGCATCCACGCGCACTCGCCTACCTGCTGCAGATGGACGATGTCCGAGTGCTCATCGACTGCGGGTCCACCGAGGACTTTCTTTTCCATGGTACGTCGTCGCAGTCAGACGATAGTGCAGACGCTGAGGCGGAATCACAGCCGCAACCTGAATCTTCTTCTATGGCTCAGCAAAGACAAGCTTCCGACCTCGACATCAACCATCTCAAAGCGGCTCCTCTCGACACACTCCTTCGACAGCTAGCATCCACAATTGATCTTGTTCTGCTCTCGCATTCTTCGCTCGACCACTTGGGCCTCTATGCCTACGCTCATGCCAACTTGGGTCTGCGGTGTCAGGTGTACGCTACCATGCCGGTGCAGAGCATGGGCAAGCTCACCGTGCTCGAAGCCATACAAACGTGGAGGAGCGAGGTCGATATCGAAAAGGAATGCacgtctgcatcgacacGTCGCTGCCTCGCTACGCCCGACCAAGTGGAAGACGCATTCGAAGAGATCAAGACGGTGCGATACATGCAACCCACCCATCTCGAGGGCAAGTGTGCCAGTCTTACGCTCACAGCCTACAACGCAGGGCACTCGCTCGGCGGTGCTGTGTGGAAAATCCGCAGTCCTACCTCGGGCACCGTCGTCATTGCGCTCGACTGGAACCACAATCGTGAGCGTCATCTCGACGGCACGATCCTGCTCTCGtcttctgcagctgcgcctGGCGCGCCTGGATCCGGAGCAAGCGCTTCGGACGCTGTGCGACGTCCAGATCTTCTCAtcaccgagatcgagcgtGGGCTGGTCGTAAATACGCGTCGTAAAGACCGAGACGCAGCTCTGATCGATCTAGTCCACACCACCATTCAAGCGGGTAATTCGCTTCTGTTCCCCGTCGACGCCTCGGCACGTCTGCTCGAACTCatggtgctgctcgatcagcaTTGGGCTTATGCTTATCCTCACGCTCGTTTCCCGCTCTGCCTGATCAGCCGTACGGGTAAAGAGGTGATCGAACGGTCTCGCACCTACATGGAATGGATGACGCGCGAATGGGCGACCAAAGCCAACGAGACGATTGAGGCAGACAAAGATACGTTGCCAGCCAAAATgcagcaacgcaacgcTCGCGGCGGCGGTCTTCGcccagctgctgcttcttcgccCCTCGACTTCAAGTACGTCAAAGTGTTTCCTACTTTGCAAGCAATGGACGAAGCCATACCGCAAGATCAAGCCAAAGTCGTTCTCGCCGTTCCACCGTCCATGACTCATGGTCCTTCACGGAAGCTTTTGGCGCGCTTCGCTCAAAATCCCAACGACGTCGTGGTGCTCATCTCACGCGGCGAACCCGGTTCGCTCTGTCGTGAGCTGTGGGATGCGTGGAACACGAACCAGTCGAAAGGATTTTCCTGGTCACAGGGCAAACTCGGACAAGCCGTCGTAGCGAGCAACACGTCGCTTCGGTTTGAGCTGAAAAGTAAAGTTCCGTTGGaaggcgacgagctgcgtgCGCATCGAGAGGCAGAACAAGCGGAACGCGAGCGTCTGGCGCAACAGAGAGCGTTGCTAGCGCGATCGAGAAGACGGTTGGAGGCGGACGAGGATGATTCTTCCGATTCGGATTCCGAGGGAGGCGAAGAAGGTGAAAACGAAACTGTCTACGACGTGGCCGGCGGTGCGGATGAACCAGGCGGAGCGATGATTCGCAAACGTCCGTACGGGGTAGCCTTCGACGAAGCAACCAATCCTGGTGGAGCATTGTCTGGTGGAGCAGGCGCAAGTGGCGACACGAACCAGCTCTCATTCGACATCTACCTCAAAGGCAATGCGAGTCGCGCCACTTCATTCTTTGGCTCAAAAGCAGGACAAGAAGGGCCGTTTGGTCTGGGCGTGCGCTACCGTTTATTCCCGGCTATCGAACGCAAACGGCGTGTGGATGGGTTTGGCGAGGTGATCGATGTGACACGCTGGCTTTCGAGGCGTCGTGCGCTCGAAGCTGCCGAAtccgcagctgctgatccTCTCTCGGAATCGGCAACGCTCACCGCCGAAGCCAAACGCAAacagcttgctgctcaggAAGAAGCACGTGCGGCTGCGGTTCCTTGCAAGTTCATCACGCAACTCGTCTCGGTACAGCTCAACTGCAAGGTCGCCTTTATCGAAATGTGCGGCTTGAACGACGGACGCGCGTTGAAAACGCTGATCCCGCAACTGCACCCACGCCGGCTGATCATGGTCAATGGTGATCGCGAGACCAAcgccgacatgctcgatgTGCTGGATGCGATCAAGTCGCTCACTCGCGACATTTCGGCACCACGTTGGTTAGAGAGTGTGCAGATTGGTCAGGTGACGAATTCGTACACGGTACAGTTGGGTGAGGGACTGTTGTCAAGGTTGGAATTGAGCAGGTTTGAGGAGTTTGAAGTGGCACATGTGCGCGCGTTGGTTCGAAGGGGGATGGGTGATGCAGAGATGGGTGGCGTGGCGATGTTGGAGACCGAAGAGgatgtggctgctgcgaccGCAGCTGCGGccgagcaagcagagcgagaGGATACGGCCAAGCAAAATGTGCTGGATGAGTTGGCTTTGTCTGGGATTATGAGAAGCGTTGCTTCGCAGACCATCCGAGCTTCGCGCTTCGGTGCTTCGAGTAGCGTCGATTGC
- a CDS encoding uncharacterized protein (related to CHS5 - chitin biosynthesis protein), giving the protein MSAHYVGQIAPNYIHSTMQSNSSDDSFTFTVGKLDAGMAILIGDKASLIEFPSLLLPPGVSSGSVVNIRVLRNDQQERRQKDEFDQLQEDILHTFGQQSPKPPALRLRNVTQTSVTLEWDRLTLATATLLSLDIYRNGQRLAPIPNPLHNTSTKLSGLDVNAEYTFHLVLKTTAGTFSSPVIKTRTHTINDTSGISVCFGHVHDAEMLQAAKKALTSMKAKWHDRIQIETTHYVCTDPRSPGDVNAPQGSQGQGYSKAMQLSIPAVLPHWIFACHDQKKMVGISAFYLDQDPPNASTIRQSIDQVLGKQVTSTSASTSASTTAPTQNAAESAANTTANVSPPPPPLEKDAATPKVVDDRVATQPAPPAAEDVSPPTEQAADSAAAAPEVSGSALGLSLTDSQPSSSTPIITTSAPSEDADVQLPSSATTVPPPPQVIITSSESQEQLTSDEPAASATSPEGAHTHIQTLGETDEDGDADADADGEMDDVSLGGPNADDEMDQDKRVY; this is encoded by the coding sequence ATGTCGGCTCACTACGTGGGACAGATCGCACCTAACTACATCCATTCCACGATGCAGTCCAACAGTTCGGATGATTCTTTCACCTTTACCGTCGGCAAGCTTGATGCTGGCATGGCCATCCTCATCGGTGACAAGGCTTCCCTGATCGAGTTCCCCTCTCTCCTCCTCCCACCAGGTGTGTCTTCGGGTAGCGTCGTCAACATCCGTGTACTGCGAAATGACCAGCAGGAACGACGCCAGAAAGACGAGTTCGATCAACTACAAGAGGATATTCTCCACACTTTCGGTCAACAATCGCCCAAGCCACCAGCGCTCAGGCTCCGAAATGTGACCCAAACTTCTGTAACACTGGAATGGGATCGCCTGACGCTGGCGACTGCCACGTTGCTGTCACTCGACATCTATCGAAACGGTCAGAGGCTGGCACCTATTCCGAATCCGCTTCACAACACATCTACCAAGTTGTCCGGTCTGGATGTTAATGCAGAGTACACTTTCCATCTCGTACTCAAGACCACTGCCGGTACCTTCTCGTCGCCCGTGATCAAGACACGCACTCACACGATCAACGACACCTCCGGAATCAGCGTCTGCTTCGGTCATGTAcacgatgccgagatgcTGCAAGCAGCTAAGAAGGCGCTCACCAGTATGAAGGCAAAATGGCACGACCGCATCCAGATTGAAACAACGCACTACGTCTGCACCGATCCAAGGAGTCCGGGAGATGTCAACGCGCCACAGGGCTCGCAAGGCCAAGGGTATAGCAAGGCAATGCAGTTGAGCATCCCAGCTGTGCTGCCGCATTGGATCTTTGCATGTCACGATCAGAAAAAGATGGTCGGCATTTCGGCTTTCTACCTTGACCAAGATCCACCCAACGCCAGCACAATCAGGCAGAGCATTGACCAGGTGCTGGGCAAGCAAGTTACATCCACATCCGCATCCACATCAGCGTCAACGACTGCACCAACCCAAAATGCAGCCGAGTCTGCAGCCAACACCACCGCTAATGTGTCcccacctcctcctcctctcgAGAAGGATGCGGCTACACCAAAGGTGGTAGATGACCGAGTCGCAACGCAGCCAGCACCGCCTGCTGCAGAGGACGTCTCGCCACCCACCGAGCAAGCTGCCGACTCGGCCGCAGCCGCGCCCGAGGTGTCTGGTTCAGCGCTAGGTCTCAGCCTGACTGATTCACAGCCGTCTTCATCCACACCGATCATTACCACCTCAGCACCGTCCGAAGATGCCGATGTCCAACTACCATCTTCCGCCACCACCGTCCCACCGCCTCCTCAAGTGATTATCActtcgagcgagtcgcAAGAACAGCTCACGTCGgacgagccagcagcatctgcCACCAGCCCAGAAGGCGCACATACCCACATACAAACCCTCGGCGAAACAGACGAAGACGGagacgccgacgccgacgccgatggcgagatggacgacgTCAGCCTGGGAGGCCCAAAtgcagacgacgagatggaccAGGACAAGCGTGTGTATTAG